Below is a genomic region from Leptospira yasudae.
GACTCTTTTGGCTCTTTTAGTAAATTCCAGCATAACAGCGCCTTTGATTTTTATTTGTAATGATTAGACTGAATTCGCTTCGAAATTCCCACCCGAGAGTGGATAACTCTGTCTTTATTTCAGTATCGGAACGTTTTCGAAAAAGGATCGGAAGTTCGAGTAAATTCCGGGCTTACAACGCCGGTTCCACCTGTAAGGCTAAATAATAAACTAATTTTAAAAAGGAATTTTTTTGAGAAAAAGTAAAATTTTTTAGATAAAAAACTGCGAATTCGGAAGAATTCTCAAGGTAAAACTCTAAAAAGCCGGGAACTTTGAACGAGGAAGAATTTCGATTTTTCCAAGAACGCATGGAAAGTTTTAAACTAATTTTCGTCCCCGAACCCGCGTTTGTCGGGCAAGAAGTGACATAACCGAAATCAGGATCATAATCAAAAACTTTTTGATCTTCTAATTTTTTCAGGGGGGAAGTTTCGATTTGTCGGAATAATTCAGAGACGGTCGGGGCAAAAATCTCCCAACGCAGATGCTCTTCATCTCCGAAAAATAAAGTCCCTTCCCCCCAAGGAAGGCGGGTCGGTAATTCTTTACCCTCGAGCAGAGCCGGATCGACTTCTAACGTGTTTATCAGGAAGTCCCGTAGGATTTGGGTCGGAACTCCGGCCGATCCGCCTTGGGTCGGGTAGATTCTCCCTTGGAGATTGCGGCCGATTCTCAACCGATACGTAAACGGCGGCGCCATTTGGTCCAACTGGAGAATCTTTTGGGATTCCGAGAGGGATTCAAACCGAAGAAAATTCTCGAGTTCCGTTCCCTGTAAAAATCGGGAAGAAAGTTCAAAGTCCCGTTCTCGAAGATGCGCTCGATATTCTTTTCGAAAGAGTTTGAGGCAATGGACGCAACCGATCTTTCCCCGTCCCTTCCAAATCGTCGAGTTAGTTCCGCAGTATAAACAGGTTTCGGAGGAAGACATCGATTCTTTTATTTTGGAGAATGTGGGAACTCCCACGCAACTCCGAATTTTACGAAATATCGATGTATGAGTTCCTACATTTTCTAATTTTTACAACGACATTGTGGGAGTTCCCACACAAGCGGGATTTCACACTGACGTTTTGTCGGACCAAATATCAAAACGACAATTCTTACTTTACTTTAAGAAATCGGCTGCAGCTTCCCGCCCGCCATTTGGTTTCTTCTATGAGCCAGCGACGCAAGTTCCATATCGTGTGTTACGATCACCATGGAAAAACGAAGCTCTTTCTGAAGTTCCAAAATCAAAGCCATCAAGTTTCTTGAATTCTCGCGATCCAAATTTCCCGTAGGTTCGTCCGCAAGCACGAGTTTCTTTCCCGCAACGAGCGCCCGTGCAACCCCTACCCTCGCGCTTTCGCCGCCCGAAAGCTGTGAAGGAAAGTTGTCGTGACGATCCTTGAGTCCAACGCGATCCAACATATCGATGGAGAGTTGTCGCGCCTTTCCCGGTTGAACTCCGTTGATCAACAGAGGAATGCTGACATTCTCCAGAGCCGTAAAATCCGGAAGCAGAAGATGATGTTGAAAGATAAACGAAACTTTCTCCGCGCGAAACTTTTCCTTTCCGGTTTCGGAAATTTGATCGAGCGCGACTCCGCAAACGTTCACTTCTCCGCTATCGGAGGAATCCATCGAACCTAAGATGTTCAACAGAGTCGACTTCCCGATTCCGGACTTTCCTTCCACGGAAACGATCTCGCCTTCTTCGACGTCGAGATCGAGATGATCGAGAATTTTAAATTCCTTATCGAGAATATGATAATTCTTTACTAGACTTCTTACTTTGATCAGACTCACGTTAGTCGTTCCTTATCGTATCAACAGGATTCAAACCGGCGGCCCATCGCGCTGGGAAATAACCGGCGATTCCCGAAAGAATCGTGGCCGCCGTCGTCACCATAAAGATAAATGAAATATCGATATCGACCGGGATATGATCGAAGTAATACACGTCCTTCGGAACCAACTCCACGTTCGTCCATTCGGAATGATAAAAATAAAATCCCACCATGTTGATGAGTTCCGAAAGCCCGTTTACGATCGTTTCCAAATTGCCCGCGATAAAAATGCCGGAAACTCCTCCGACAAGGGAAGCAAGAACTCCCACGACCATCGCATTCAACGTGAAGATCAAAAGGATTCCGGAGGAAGGCAACCCGAGAGCCTTCAAGACTCCGATCGACTTCCGTTTTGCCCGCACTAAACTGTAAACGCTCGCGACCATTCCCAACGCCGCAAGAATGATGAATAAGAAGACGATAATGGAGATGATCGTTTTTTCGAGTTTCAACGCGGTGAAGAAATTCTCCTGCTCTTCCGCGATCGTTCTTACGCTGAAAGAAGCGGAATAACCGATCTCGTTTTCGAATTCCGGGTCCCTGAATTCCTTTAAGATTTCGCGTTTGCAGTTTTGCAGATCGTCGAGCGACTTCACTTTGATCGCGATCTGATTCACAGAGTTCTTCAAGTTGAAGAATTTTTGCGCCACTGGAAGCGAAAGAAAAACGTAATGCGTATCGTAGTTATAATATCCGGTTTTAAAGAATCCAACGGTTCGAAACGTTTTGATCGAAACATCCACGCCTTTTCCGAGAGAAAATCTTCCGCCCGGTACAGCCATAGTGAGATTCGCGCCTAAGTCGAAATTATATAGACCGGCCATTTCTTTTCCGATCAGAACCTGATTGTCCGTGTTGTATCTCGCGATCTCTTCCCGATTGTGATGAACGATGCGCGGAAAGTTCGGAAGACGATTTCCGATTAAATCCTGAATATTCTCGACGGGAAGAGCACGCACCATAATCGGAATGAAAGAGTTGCTATTCTGAATCAAACCGTGACTCGTGATGCTTCCACCGATGGAAACGATTCTGTCTTTGAGATAAGGATTCTTACTGAGCCAAGCTACGATCTTTTCGTAGTTTTGAATATCACCGGAATCGAAATTGTTTTCGATCGTAATGTGAGGTCCGCCTTGCCATAGCGATTCTTTCACCTGTCTTTGAAAGCCGTTGAAGATCGATAAGACGACGATCAAAAGAGAAACGCCGACCGTCATCACGATGAACGATAGTCTCGATTTTAAAGAGAGGAGACCTGCGACCCGGGACCCCCGAATATAACGGGAGGTTACCAGAAATATCAACGAACCCCGGAACAAATTTGACTTCATCAAAAAACTCTTAAAATTAGAAGGCGAAATCCTTCCTTAGTTTGACAATTCTCTGAATCCGAACCAGAATGTCAAAAATAAAGAAGAAAGTTTCCCAAACGGAGCCTTCTTAAGTTAAAAATACATGAGCTCCAATCAGGTTTACTCGTTTCAATTCATCTCTAGAGATCCTTCCTCATCCATTCATATTTTATTTACCAGCGTGATCGATATCCAACAAGCGAAGATGGATAAGATCGAAGTAGTGGCGGTCGGCCAATCCGAGAACATCGGCTCCGTTCAACTCTCCGTTTCCACTCACAAAGACGTCGTAAACGTTTGCCAAAAACTGAAATACGAAGGCAAACAACTTAAGAATCTTACGAACAAGTTGATGGAACTGTTTCAAGCAAACGGAAAGTCGGACGACTTTATGGAACAGTTGATGCATTACTTTAAGAGCAAGGATAACGATAAGATTTCCTATATCCTGAATCAAGTCATCAATCAAGCGGCCGGCAATTCCAAGCCGGACATTCAGATTTTTTACGTCATCGTCGACCGTTCCAAACTCGAAGAAGAAAATCAAAGCACCGGCTTCGAAGATTCTTCCATCGAAACGGACGAAGATCTTCCTTCCTTAGAAACTTCTTCTCCTGCGGAAATCAGCAGACCCGTCGAAACGCCCGAACAGTTCATTCCGCCCGGTTCGCGCGTGATTCCGATGAAGTATGTTCTTTCTCCCGTTTCCGGGATTCAGATCAATACGTTGAAGCCAGGCGACAAAATCATGATCCAACTTTTAAAGTCGGATACTTCTTCTCAAAGCATTATCGAAGCGATGAAACTCGAAACACCCGAAGGACAAATTCGTCCGGTTCCGGGAACGGTCGTTTCCTCCAAGAACAACGGAGTTGAAAACGAAACCGTGGTTCAGATCGGTTCGGATATATTCGGAAAAATTTATGAAGAAGAGAATTCGATCAAGGTTCGTCCTTACACGGGTGAAAAACCGATCGCTGCGACTTCCGGCAAATCATCCCCCAGCAAAGGCTCTTCGCAAAGTTCTTCCTCGGAAGACTCGGGACTGTTGATTACGATCCTGATCGCTCTCGGAGTTTTGGGAATCGCAATGACCGCAATCTTCGTATTTCTTTTTTAACAAAACCATGAAAACAAAACTCGCTCAAGTCATACCGTTTCTCATCTTATTTTTCTGCCTCGTGAATATCTCTTTCGAACCTGTCTTCTACGATCCGAGAGATATGGATTCCATGGAAGCTCTGTTAGAAGGATCGGGAAGAGAACTCGAACCGCAATGGGGAATCGAACGAGGTTTGATCTCCAAGATCCGTCTTACTTCCAAGGTTTTGGAGGAACTGAACGAGAAAACGATTCCTACCGACGCTCAACTCGAAGCCACGGTGGATCGGATGAATCGGATTCTTCTCGGACAAAAGATCATGCTCTTTATTTACGGATTTCTAATATTCTTATCCGTAACTTCCTTTTTGAGTCTTCATTATAAGGCTTGGTTTTACGTTTTTTTAAACCGAAGTCTCTATTTGATATCCATTCTTCCGGTTCTGATGTCCATGCAGCATCCTATGAGAAGCATTCCGCAAACACCCGTGATCGGAGCGGTTTCTTCCCTGTTTTTGTTTTCTCTTTTCGTGCTTCTGATTTATATGATCTTTGCGATTTCCAAAGTCTACGGCAAAAAAGCGGATCGTTTCGGCGTTTTGAAAACGGCTCAAAACGGCGAGGAAGGAGAAATCCAATCGGCTTCTTCCTCCAAAATTTCGTGGATTCCGATGCTCTTTCACTTTGCTGCGATCATGGCCGCGGGAATTCTTTTGGGAAATCTGATCTACATTCCGATCTTCCTCTTACAGAAACACTATTCTTTCGAATTCGGAATTCTTTTGATCGTACTTCTCGTCTTTATGATGCTGTTTTACATCCGCAATTATTTCAGAATGGGAAAGAGCGACGAGCTTACCCCGACCGGTAACGTTACATTATCCGTAAGTTATCTTCAGTTTCGCGTTATCCGAAACACGATCTTTATCACGTTCGCGATTTTAGGCGTGATTTTGTTTGTGGTTCTTTTGTTTTCGATCTTATCGATGAACACTTGGGTTCTCGATTTCGCGTCGAGCAGAGGATTGTAAAATTTTCCCGACTGAGGAATTTTTATGAAAAGAAAGCAGATTCTTATCCTTATCCTATTATTTCAGTGTTCTTTCCAAAAAAGAACGGATGAAATGCTCTCCAAATCGTATGAAACTTCAAACATACAGAATTTGTATGCTCAAACAATTGATTACGAAAAAATAAGTGGTCCGGGAATTGGAGTCTATTTTGACCGCATTAAGTTAAGCATTAAAATACCAGAATCGATAACGGAAATATCAAGCTTCAATAAAAATTTCTTAACGGATTCTTATACCAAGATTCGAACCTTACCTATTTTTTACACCGCGCAATTTACGCACGAATTAGAATATCAAAAAGATTCTCAAAAAATTAAGATATTTTTTTCAAAAGAATTTCTTTCCAAGATTCGTAGCTACGCAGGAAAGAATGAAGAGGTTTCGGTAGACGCAATTTTCGCTTTTTATAACACGTTTGATAAAACGAATTACTTATTACTGGATGGGATCAACGACGAGTTTAGCGAAGAATCGTATAAATATCAATTCTACAACACTTATATGATAAAGGGTATAGAAAATAATAAGGTAGGGAAATACACAGAGGCGATCCAAAATTTTAATAAAGTTATCAGTTTACAATCCGATACCGTATATCCTTATTACAATCGCGGAAATTCCTACAACTTTCTAAAAGACTTTGATAAAGCAATTGAAAGTTATTCAAAAGCGATTTCTATCGATCCAACATTTTATCTCGCATACATGAACCGGGCACTTGCATATAGGGACGTGCAAAAACACGATCTTGGAATAGCCGATATCAACAAAGTTATAGAATTGGAGCCGGACTTTCACGACGGATATTATAATAAAGGCTTAATATTAGAATCGATAAAAAAACATGACGAAAGTAATGAGAATTTTAAGAAAGCCTACTCTCTCAACAAATCCAACCATGACGCGCTGATTATGATTGCCTGGTCCGCTT
It encodes:
- a CDS encoding ABC transporter ATP-binding protein — protein: MSLIKVRSLVKNYHILDKEFKILDHLDLDVEEGEIVSVEGKSGIGKSTLLNILGSMDSSDSGEVNVCGVALDQISETGKEKFRAEKVSFIFQHHLLLPDFTALENVSIPLLINGVQPGKARQLSIDMLDRVGLKDRHDNFPSQLSGGESARVGVARALVAGKKLVLADEPTGNLDRENSRNLMALILELQKELRFSMVIVTHDMELASLAHRRNQMAGGKLQPIS
- a CDS encoding ATP--guanido phosphotransferase, with protein sequence MSSSETCLYCGTNSTIWKGRGKIGCVHCLKLFRKEYRAHLRERDFELSSRFLQGTELENFLRFESLSESQKILQLDQMAPPFTYRLRIGRNLQGRIYPTQGGSAGVPTQILRDFLINTLEVDPALLEGKELPTRLPWGEGTLFFGDEEHLRWEIFAPTVSELFRQIETSPLKKLEDQKVFDYDPDFGYVTSCPTNAGSGTKISLKLSMRSWKNRNSSSFKVPGFLEFYLENSSEFAVFYLKNFTFSQKNSFLKLVYYLALQVEPAL
- a CDS encoding ABC transporter permease; this encodes MKSNLFRGSLIFLVTSRYIRGSRVAGLLSLKSRLSFIVMTVGVSLLIVVLSIFNGFQRQVKESLWQGGPHITIENNFDSGDIQNYEKIVAWLSKNPYLKDRIVSIGGSITSHGLIQNSNSFIPIMVRALPVENIQDLIGNRLPNFPRIVHHNREEIARYNTDNQVLIGKEMAGLYNFDLGANLTMAVPGGRFSLGKGVDVSIKTFRTVGFFKTGYYNYDTHYVFLSLPVAQKFFNLKNSVNQIAIKVKSLDDLQNCKREILKEFRDPEFENEIGYSASFSVRTIAEEQENFFTALKLEKTIISIIVFLFIILAALGMVASVYSLVRAKRKSIGVLKALGLPSSGILLIFTLNAMVVGVLASLVGGVSGIFIAGNLETIVNGLSELINMVGFYFYHSEWTNVELVPKDVYYFDHIPVDIDISFIFMVTTAATILSGIAGYFPARWAAGLNPVDTIRND
- a CDS encoding tetratricopeptide repeat protein; this encodes MKRKQILILILLFQCSFQKRTDEMLSKSYETSNIQNLYAQTIDYEKISGPGIGVYFDRIKLSIKIPESITEISSFNKNFLTDSYTKIRTLPIFYTAQFTHELEYQKDSQKIKIFFSKEFLSKIRSYAGKNEEVSVDAIFAFYNTFDKTNYLLLDGINDEFSEESYKYQFYNTYMIKGIENNKVGKYTEAIQNFNKVISLQSDTVYPYYNRGNSYNFLKDFDKAIESYSKAISIDPTFYLAYMNRALAYRDVQKHDLGIADINKVIELEPDFHDGYYNKGLILESIKKHDESNENFKKAYSLNKSNHDALIMIAWSAYKKRDIKEAILRSNQYLKLYPKSGLGLYIRGLSTIADGDKVKGCVDLSKAKSVGYDGDVCK
- a CDS encoding LIC_10230 family protein gives rise to the protein MKTKLAQVIPFLILFFCLVNISFEPVFYDPRDMDSMEALLEGSGRELEPQWGIERGLISKIRLTSKVLEELNEKTIPTDAQLEATVDRMNRILLGQKIMLFIYGFLIFLSVTSFLSLHYKAWFYVFLNRSLYLISILPVLMSMQHPMRSIPQTPVIGAVSSLFLFSLFVLLIYMIFAISKVYGKKADRFGVLKTAQNGEEGEIQSASSSKISWIPMLFHFAAIMAAGILLGNLIYIPIFLLQKHYSFEFGILLIVLLVFMMLFYIRNYFRMGKSDELTPTGNVTLSVSYLQFRVIRNTIFITFAILGVILFVVLLFSILSMNTWVLDFASSRGL